In the Nitrospira sp. genome, AATTCCCGGCACATCACGCTTCGTGAGATCCCAGCCACAGTTGGCGCGTATCTCAATGGCGAGGTCAAATTTTCTCATGACTCGCGCCTCGAAGCGATTTTGTCCGGCGCGTTCAATATTTGGCCCGAGAGGCCGTATCAGCCGAGCCTTGAAATCGCCAAGATCCTCGTTCGACCGGAACCCGCGCAGCGTATTCCGCTGAGTGATCGCTACCTGTGGAAAGCGATGCCAGACCATTGGAATCGTGCGCTGAGGATGCTGGTGCGTCGAGTCGGGATTCTTGCCCGCGCATGGAGAGTCGTCAAGGTCACGTTGGTCCGGTGTGGGCTCCGGCATGAATCGTAACCAAGCTCACCGGGTAGAATGAGCGCTCCGTGAGGTCCAGCGAAGAGCCTCAAGATGTATTCGGGAATCGGTTCGTCCACGATCGCAATGGCTTCTGGGCATCTCCTTCAGTGATATGACGAAGTCCTTCGACAACTTGCTCTTCTTGATTCGTCAAGTCGGCACGAGTACCGCGCTCCGTCTCCTTGTCGCGGCCGGCGCGCTTGCGATGCTCGATACCATGGGCGTCGCGGTGGTGTTCCCCTATCTCACCGTCATATCCGCGGCCCCTTCGAACAGCATGAGTCCGGTCGTGTCTCGTCTCAAAGACATCGTTGGTGTGACCTCGCATATTGAATTTGTGATCGTGATATCCCTGCTCCTAATGGGCTTCTTTGTTCTGAAGTTTTGTTTGAACTACTTCTTTAACCGAGTTCGATTTCATGCCAGTGCCGCCATTACGACCACACTGTCCGATCAATTAATTCACCTGTTGCTCAATGCCGATTATGGGCATCTGTCCAATGTGAGTGTGGCCGAAGCTACAGGGGTGGTGAATGGTGAGACGATCCACGCGGTCATTTGCTTGGATGCCTGGGTGACGATTGCAACCGAAGCGTTGTTCCTGCTTCTCATCTTGCTTGCCGTGATTGCGATCAATCCATACCTCGCGATGGCACTCGTCGGGATGCTCATGGTGGTGAGTCTTGTCCTGTATGTTTGGATTCTGAAAGCGGTGGCGGTGCTTGGCGCCAAGCAGGCGGCCATTCATTTGCGGCAGTACCGATTTCTTCACAGTATCGTCACTGCGATAAAAGATATGAAAATTTTGCGTCTGGAAGGGGCGGTGGAGTCGGAGCATCAACTGTTGAATAGTCGATATGCAAGGGCGGTGGCGTCATTTAATTTGTACCAAACACTCCCGCGCAGTGTTATTGAGCTCTTTATTATGTTGGCCCTCCTCGGGGCTTGTGTTGTGGTTCTGCGGGCACAGGTTGATATTGCCGCAATTCTTCCGCTTGTCGGATTCCTTGCAGTCAGCTCCCTGCGAGTCATTCCTTCTTATAGCCGGCTCATCGGTTCCTATAACAGCTTCACCTATTATGAGCCGTCGCTCGCCCTCATTAAGAACCTCTATGAGAGTCTGTCACACCGGCAGGTGTCCATCTCACCCAGGGTGCTCGGGTTCGCACAACACATCGAAATCAGACATGTCAGGTTTTCCCACGGGCCGAAGCTGGTATTGGACGATGTCTCGCTCGTCATCCCAAAAGGTAGTTCGATAGGCATCGTAGGGCTTTCAGGATCAGGCAAGACCACATTCTTGGATGTGTTGGCGGGTCTTCGGCGTGCAGATCACGGGGAATTTTTCATCGATGGCGTGCCATTCGACCCCTTCCAATCCGACTCACTGCGGCGTCTGCTTGGATATGTGTCACAGAATGTCACATTGGTGGACGATACGATTGCCTTCAATATCGCGTTTGAGGAAACGTGGGACGTCCAACGACTCAGACGTGCCGCGCAGATCGCGCGTATTGAACACGTCATCGACGCACTGCCAGGTGGATTTACCGCTCTGGTCGGAGAGGGTGGAGTCAGATTATCGGGCGGGCAAAAACAACGAATTGGGATTGCGCGTGCGCTCTACCAAGCACCAGAGATCCTGATCTTTGATGAAGCGACCAGCGCGCTCGACAATCTGACGGAACGAGAGTTGACGGACGAAATTGCTGCGTTGGCAGGAGACAAAACGATCATCGTTGTAGCGCATCGGTTGTCCTCCATCATTCGATGTGATGTCATCTACCTATTCGATGAAGGACGCATAGCCGGCCGTGGAACCCACTCGGAGCTCCTCTCCACATGTCCTGCCTATCGACAGCTCTACCATGGAAGCGCAGAAGCCGTTCACCGCACCACGGCGACCACATGAGCCGGGGTTGTAGGTCGCATTCATGATAGTCGCTCGCCTGATCAGCCGAGTCGTGGCCTGTGTCCGCCCGGTCATGCCGGGACTCGCCCATGCCATTTCTTCGCGGCAACAGCGGCGAAGGGTCCGCGGGTTTCTTGCACAAGGTATCCGGCGAGTCAATCTGTGCTGCGGACTTCAGCGCGTTCCGGGGTACATCGGTCTGGATATTCTTCCCAGAGTGGACGTGGAGATCGATCTGAATCGGGAGAATCTTCCATTCGGCGACGGTTCCCTGGACACGATCGTCTGGATGTCGGCGATCAACTATTTCTCGCACCAGAGGGCACAGGAGTTAGTGCATGACATATTCCGAGTGCTGCACGTGGATGGAGTGTGCCGGGTCGGCGTGCAGGACATGAGATGGCTAGCCGAACGGTACGTCAAGGAAGACACGGAGTTCTTTTTTCAAACGCTCCCGACTGGTCAGGACCGGTTCGAGGGGAAGACCATTGGGGATAAATTTGCCGCATGGTTTTACGGCTATGCCGTTGGCGGCAACCACTGTCGATACGCCTATGATTTTGACTCCTTGGCCGACCTGTTTCGCACTGCCGGATTCACACGCATCGAACGAAAGCCATTCGGAGAAAGCCGGATTCCCGACATCAGATTTCTTGACAACCGTCCTGACCAAATGTTCTATCTTGAAGCCGTAAAGTGACGCAGAGGACTGTATCGTGCGGCTTCGACGGCAGCTGAAAACATTCGTGTCTGCGACTGGTGGGATGGGCCTGCGCCATGTGAATCTGTCGCTCCGTTATGCGCTCGGACGTGTACAGGATCCCGGTACCGATGCACAGCATCTGGCGGCCACAGTGGGCTGGCTTCGATTGGCGCAAGACGTGACTCATTGCGGGGGAGTCTCGGCGGTGTATCGATGGTGCGAGGGATGGGACGTTCCCTACCCTGAAACCAGTGGGTATATCATCGGGACATTTCTGGCTTGCCGGGATCACTTTGGGGACGAGACATTTCTCCAACGGGCTCGTCGGATCGGCGATTGGGAAATAGCGCTGCAGGCTCCTTCCGGGGGGATTTTCTCTCGGCCCGGTAGTCCCGACACACGTGTGTTCAATACGGGGCAGGTCATGTTGGGATGGGGGGCATTGTTTGATGTGACACAAGAGGAGCGGTACCTCGATGCGGCCTGCAGAGCCGCAGATTATCTTCTGGCCCTTCAAGAGGGAGATGGCGCCTGGCATCGCGATACCTACTGTGGCCCGAGAACGTATCATGCGCGGACGGATTGGGCGCTTCTCAAGATTGGATGCCTCTCCGGCAACGTGAACTATGTAGAAGCGGCAAGTCGAAATC is a window encoding:
- a CDS encoding ABC transporter ATP-binding protein, with the translated sequence MTKSFDNLLFLIRQVGTSTALRLLVAAGALAMLDTMGVAVVFPYLTVISAAPSNSMSPVVSRLKDIVGVTSHIEFVIVISLLLMGFFVLKFCLNYFFNRVRFHASAAITTTLSDQLIHLLLNADYGHLSNVSVAEATGVVNGETIHAVICLDAWVTIATEALFLLLILLAVIAINPYLAMALVGMLMVVSLVLYVWILKAVAVLGAKQAAIHLRQYRFLHSIVTAIKDMKILRLEGAVESEHQLLNSRYARAVASFNLYQTLPRSVIELFIMLALLGACVVVLRAQVDIAAILPLVGFLAVSSLRVIPSYSRLIGSYNSFTYYEPSLALIKNLYESLSHRQVSISPRVLGFAQHIEIRHVRFSHGPKLVLDDVSLVIPKGSSIGIVGLSGSGKTTFLDVLAGLRRADHGEFFIDGVPFDPFQSDSLRRLLGYVSQNVTLVDDTIAFNIAFEETWDVQRLRRAAQIARIEHVIDALPGGFTALVGEGGVRLSGGQKQRIGIARALYQAPEILIFDEATSALDNLTERELTDEIAALAGDKTIIVVAHRLSSIIRCDVIYLFDEGRIAGRGTHSELLSTCPAYRQLYHGSAEAVHRTTATT
- a CDS encoding methyltransferase domain-containing protein, giving the protein MIVARLISRVVACVRPVMPGLAHAISSRQQRRRVRGFLAQGIRRVNLCCGLQRVPGYIGLDILPRVDVEIDLNRENLPFGDGSLDTIVWMSAINYFSHQRAQELVHDIFRVLHVDGVCRVGVQDMRWLAERYVKEDTEFFFQTLPTGQDRFEGKTIGDKFAAWFYGYAVGGNHCRYAYDFDSLADLFRTAGFTRIERKPFGESRIPDIRFLDNRPDQMFYLEAVK